The sequence caaaaatatgcatCGCTTTATGATCTTAACAAGGACTAGGAATACACCATGATTTATCCGAGCCAAAAATCCGGACACATTCAATTCTTGGAATGCAACTGGCACATGAATTACACCATGTGTTCTACCTCAAGCTCTGGCAGTGGCATTATAAAACCTTGATCCAAACAAATGAAATTCAATAACACAATACAATTATTGACCCCCAAATCAAAAACCCACTAGAGCCCCTTTCTGTTCTCCCACAATTTACAGGATTACATCCCTTTGCCCGGGCAGGACCATTTCAACATATATTGCAGAGAATTTAGTATTTTTCGAAAACTTTGgcaaaaatattcaatttttttttgttccaGCACACCCTGCTCTTGAGCCCACACTTATATAACTAAAGCCATAGCAGTATTACTAAAATCATAAAAGAAAACAACGGAAATACGCatcaacattaaaaataaaccaaaaccaCAAAGAAAGTTAAAAGAGATACCTTTTTGTAGAGGAGGAGGCCAACCGAAAATAGGGGAGAGAAAGTTTTGAAAACGGGGAGAGGGCCTATTTATAGTGGATGGAAAGTACAAAAGTAGGGCAGGAACAAAAAATGGTGTctttttcttggttttggtCGCATATTGTTctcattttttgaaaatggcCAGATTCTATTTCCCTTTCTCCCCTGTCTTTGTATTGGTTTTGGGCTCATCTCTGTGAAGCTTTGCTGATTCCTTTGTTGCGGTTCGGCCCCCTGTCTCTTTCAAAGTGGCGTGGACGAAGACTATTTCTCCATTTTTACGTGGCCACTCAGAATGACTTTTTGTTTACCAAGAATGCAAACGAGTTTTTATCAAGTATTGGATAaggttgtgtgtgtgtgtgtgtgatttggcaagattataaataattatttttattaggcTACCTATAATTAATTTTGAGTTATTTACATCTATCTACCAACAATTATGTGGGGGAGTGAGAAAaagttattgaatttatttactatttttCATCAATCTTGAACGggtaaatataacttttaaatatagttatttttttatgacgtgATAATCCGTTGTCCCTATCTTTATATATACATTGCGTAAATTCTTAAACAAACGCAATAGTTTGTAGACCACGTTAATGAGATAAATCATACTAGACAAGTCATGTGAGAGAAGCTCGCTCGAGGATGTGTTGATAAGGAGAATCGAACTCCTGTCAAGTGCTCAACTATTCCACCAACTCTGACTCCTTGACAGCtataattagatatttttgtAACTATGGAAGGTATATGTAATTATTAGGGGTGTTCGACTACAGTTTGGtttgattttaaataatatttgaattaaaccatattatatatgttttatgaaatttcaaactaaatcaaaccaaaccaaactaaaagcagcaatattttttttttataacaaaaccAGAATTTCATGTTGGCCTTGTTTGGAAGGTGcaatttaaattttgagttttaaaatGTAATTAAGAAAAAGTTGTAATTCATATTTGATAGAAGTTAAGTGAACattttatttaatcataaaatagaatgattataattaaaatacttaTGCAAGCTATCTAATTTTggaatttatgaaaaattaatttctgcGGAGGTAGTTACATTTAATTGGACTAAAATttgtgttaaataattttttaacataattGTATTGTTATAAAGCTCACtaacaatataataaaaacaaaaaactaaataaaatttataaggGTCTTACTCTTTTTATCCGTTCACCTGCCTACCATGATTGTACACTTATACTTAGCATGATATTGTTCATGAGATTTGAAAAGCAAGTTCGTACTTAACCTTCACTTCATGATATAACGGAGATTTCATTTCCAATCCATGACTCCCAATAACATTAATACAATGCTCtagaaaatcatatttaacaacATCAAAAGAAACTCCAACATTATACATCAATATGGCAAATTTCTCAACTAcaatttcttttaatttctttttattttcatcaaatAGACTTATTTTTCAAAGTCTTTCTTCGGCAATTTCATCATCTTtcataaaataaagattaataTGTCTAGTCCGGATCCACCCGTTCTGTGTTTGACTACTAATAGTTGTGCCACCCGTTAATGTCTTCAAGTTTCAGTTGATCATTCCGGAGGGTGTGCTAAGATGTCTACATTGGTTGGATAAAGTtcctgagagttgtatatatagacTTGAACAATCCATCAGCTTGAGCTAGCTTCTGAAATTGAATTAAgttcaagtctcaatcttaacaaaAACGCCATCGATCTCTTTTATAATTACAAGAAGTTTAAAAAGTAAAGACAATTTTTTATGGAAacattattatatgtttaataataattcgtacttaattatatataaaacaatatttatttaaatgaagaatagtTAAATTTAAAGTATTGGATTAAATTaagatcacattattattattgttgttattacttcttcttattattattgttattttttaaaattatgggcTTTTATGGTCATAAGGTTTAGCATAACCAAATGTTTAATCTCACGGTTTTTTAACACTGAAATAGAATAAGTTCTACACCTATCTTGATCTTATATTTtcacactttttttttaaagtatattTTCAAACGTTCCTATAAAAAGAATAGTTTCAGAATTAATATTTCGCATTATTCtacttataataatttttttccagatgaaatatctatttaaaattttattatgcaCGTACATATTAAATTTATACGTAATTCTCTAATAatataaatgaatattttaatgtttataagattttataattaattaaatattaaagtaacaaataattaattatatcatatgAGTTGTAATGTCTAACATCCACGTAGTAACCCGCTCACAAGagattttaaatgaattatttaattaaataatggtgattaaatatttatttgtgaatgTATACGCTACACAGAGAACTTGTTTTGatgtttttagaaaataatgattatctatatatataggtTATGGTTCTCAGATCTCGCGTTATCACTTTCCCTATTCTCTACCTCATTAAGAAAATAACTTTGAAGAGAACTAAAGGATTCTCTCAAGAAAATAGCGCATAGATCTGGAAGATCAAAGCACGTTCTAAAGAATTCTGAAATATGGATTCAGATACGCTTCCGCTGAAGTTTTCCAGTCAAATTATTAATGATTTAACATGATAGATTATGCGGTTTATGGATATTTAGTTTCCCAGATTATCCCTTACCGACAAGAACAAAACAAACATAATTCAATTCTGGACGTATCATCCAGGTTTATgtattcttttttattaaaGATGCATGCATATTGATAATATGATGTGTTATTGCAAGATAAACTATACTTTCAATGGACGACATATtttgtagcgcccttaccctaGCCATTACTAAACAGACTACTAAGCATGCAATATTAaatcttaataacaacaattaaacagcggaaaccaaataacttaatcatcttacaacccaaattaAAACAGAACAAATATCAGcaatcttaaacattaatacaaccatattgaaaacataattctgaccgagaaaacgataaaccacacataaaacctccactggatcaccaccgaaaacccaacggCTCTAGCCACTACCCTGGTCGTCcgcaccgtccaacctaagacctgccccgtggaatggggtgcccaagatgaaaacaaggacgtgagcgacaatcgcccaatacgagaatgtacgagtatacaaactgatatgatgcatgcgaaatgcaatatgctcggatatcaaggatcaagtcaagaatctcatgctcagtctagcggcgcctgagtgtgtagtgtctgatctgccctagacatgttttggctcccacactcatcatcaagacgtggacctacaatgtccaggtcatcagagcccgctgGTCCCGttggacactgtagctctcgatgccccatcgtctacaatacagaatagggctgagcgggcccaacaaacgaggtatatctcaaaagatatcaggctcaacatgatatgtcatgcataatatgccaaagcagtaaaacatgtataatgcaacacataaatatgcagcatataagtgtgtatactatgcttggatatctcagtcagtacatcacgtacatcactaaaacaatctgacagaaagctcataacctagacaataccaacaatatgaaatcactatcaaaccagattctgaattaccaaacatgctataaagttcttcctaaaggctttaggattatacctgcgtccgtcgtcagcccgctgatgatgtctcgatctcagttcaccgaccccccctcgagtcgacactagctccgaaacttcccgacaccaaagtgccctagaaactggctagaaaacctaaggtaaaagactagaactctctctctgaaggatgcggtgtaggaaacaaaagaattcggcttccattCCGGACTAGTTCGGAAAttcgaatcaatcttatctgccacatgtcagaatctcattcgtctggttggatttctcgagataacgtaatcggaagtagatcgggttatccatttaaaattcggtggatccaacagattaatcccaaattatcaattcgttaataatacttaactaacaactctttaattatctcttaattaatacttcattcaaaataagaattcgggtcattacatatTTTGATATGAGCAAGTGAAACAAGTCATTTTCTGTGAGCTAGAAGTCCAAGTTTGAAAGCAAGGATTTGAGAGAAGATTAATTTAGAGTTTATAGAATGGTTATGATATTATTGAGAATCTAACATAAAATCTTTTTTGCTCTAAAGTTATTTTAATATGAATGCATCATGATGTTTCATGAAATTATGGTTTGCCTTTTTTGTAAATCACCAGCTGGATTTTTATAAGCACAAATTTTTTACGAGCTTTATTGATGGTTACAACATTTGTAATATATGTCTTTCGTATAAAAGTGAAGTAAAAAGTGTTTCATATAGTCCCTTGTCATATTCATGTTTTATTAGGACTTGAATGtgtttgttgagtctttagactcactatattTGGATGGTGTATGTGTGAACGGAGAAGTAGATGGGATAGATGGTGAACATGACACGGAGTATATCACGGGAGAGAAATATATATGATGTGTAGTTTTATAACCCACTTTCCACTAGTTTTAAAAGATATGTATTTTCTTTTAGTTGGATGCAAGTTGCTTAGATTTATTGACATTGAATCATGTGCACTTCTATGCATGTTTTTCTTGTGTGTCGTAGAACATATTGAAATTAGTTGAAATTCACATTTTTAAGGTCGATAAACAAAGCATGTAGCGAGATGACATCGTTTTCTAGCGCTGACTTGCTCTCCGTGATGACAAACAACATTGGCTCGCTATTTTGTAGCAATGTATCACTGCACGTAACTCGCCCGTAGGTTCCTTTACGTCGTCAGGGATTGAAATAGGAAGTTAGGAAGGAATCCTAAACCTGTGGTGAGAATATCGTCTTGGTCAGTGTTTCATCGATAAACCCTCTGACTAACTCTTCGTACTTATCTACTGcccataaaaataatttttaagcataaGGCATACATAgagttaaataaattttcaagtacgtgaCATACATGTTAGTTTGTTGATGATCCAATGTAAAGAATggtaattatataattaatccaatttatttatataattaatttattataatttaatataatttatttatacttttcaatatataataatttctaaaaattatttttaatttaaccaTAATtaacaattagaaaaattaaaagtaatcaACTAAGTTAAACAATTGTTTCACGTGCACATATTgtatttattttagaaaataacgttttttctccatattttttcttatttttttttatgtattaagttttaaattttcaaatttgatttcgatgtattaatttaataataataataaaaactgtTAATTTATCCAATTTCACAAGAACGAAATAAGACTAAAATAACTGGAATATTcaatatatcaaatcaaatttcCACGCCAATTTTCTCCGACAAAAGTGCGAAATGCTGCTGCATTGCGTCTGTTAGTAGTGAGGAATCCccaaaaattgaagaaattttgAGAAATTTGCAATGGTGTCGGCCAAAGGTAAGGAGAAAGTGAGTGACAGTGGTGGGAAGGGGAAGAGAAAATTGAGCGGCGGAGCAGACGATGATAAAACTGGACGGAAAAGGAAGAACCGAAGCGGAGCGTTGAAGTTCTTTGATGATGCGTCATTCGAGGTCGACATGGATAGTGATGACAGCGACGACGACGACATGTTCGATTCCGGtgattatttgtcaaaaagaaaaaaactaagATCTGTACAATCCTGTTTCCTGTGGCTGTCTGCGTTCTAATTTTTTTGTGGGTTTTATTTTAGAATAAGCGTTAAGTTAAGGGTTTTTTGGGAGTTTTTGTTTGTGTTGTTTCTAGTTTAGAATTGTTTTTTGTATGATTGattgtattttttttgggtttgcGACATTGTGCTCGAGGGTCCGTCATTTTTTTCTGTAATTTGAAATTGTTTTGggtattaagatttttaatgaTTGAAGTGTGGTTTTTCAATTTTCCGCTGTTCTCTCCTCTGGACTTCCTTTTGGGTATATGCCTATGTGCTATTACGCGCATGTACAAGATGGTTTTTGTTTGCAATTTTTCAAATGTGTCCATTCTCGAAGTTGTGAGGAAATTATTTTGCACCTACATTTATTTGACGATTTTCCTAGAGAACATTTTTCCAATTAAATTTAGCTTTATATGCATTTAACTTTTGGGAAGTATGCATGAATCTTTGGTGGCTTTCAATAAACTTCTTGAGTCATTCTCGCCAATTTACCCAGCATGCTTGCATTTTTCTGCCTACAACTTTTGTCCTTTAAGTTTCTTTTTCCAAATTATAATGTCTGAATGTCCAAATCTATCAACTAAACCATCTTTTGTAAACTCACTGGAACTCCTTAGGAAGCTAATAGCTGGGTTGGTTCTCTGTATGGGCTTAATTTAAAGGCTTGGATGCGTGTTATCTGAAATAAAATTGTGATCAAGATAGTTTTTTCTTCTTGTATCAGGCATTGTTTTTCCTATTCAAAATACTTACTGTTTTGTCTCAATTTGGAACAGATTTTTCTGAAGATGAATTTGCACCAAAGTCTGATAACAAGAATGAATCCGAGAAAGCCCAGCCCGTTTCTTTCATTCCTAAAGAGGAGGTGATGAGTGAGGAAGAGTTTGAAAGAATGATGGAAGAGCGATATAAACCCGGAGCTGGTTTTGTTACTCATGCAGAAGACACTTATGATCGCAAGAGATTGTTTGAGGGGAACATGCATGTGCCATCTACCAAGGATCCAACAATCTGGAAAGTCAAATGCACGGTATATTTTGTAAACTTGTGGGACATGCTAATTCAACATTTTGAAGTTTGTTTTGTGCCACTTCCTTTTTTCTTcctttaaatttattgtaaacAAATTTCTCATAGGTCGACCGCGAGAGGTATTCTGCATTCTGTCTTATGCAGAAATATGTGGATTTGAAATGTTTGGGAAATAAGCTGCAGATAATTTCTGCATTTGCACCTGATCATATAAAGGGCTTCATATTTATTGAAGCTGACAAGCAATCTGATATCTACGAGGTGCTCTTCCTACTCTTTCTGCACTCATTTTGCTTGAACGTCTTGTTGTTGGCTCAGGGTTGGGATTGAGTAAGTGCTGATCCATTTGTTTATGAAACCATAGGCATGCAAAGGGCTTTGCACCATATATTCAACTAAGTCAGCACCTCTTCCGAACAGTGAAATGTCTCAGCTGTTGTCTATGAGGAGCAAGTCTTGTGGAATTTCTAAGGGCATGTGGGCCCGTGTAAAGAGTGGGAAATACAAAGGTGATCTTGCTATGGTACGTATTTGTTCCTGTACTGAAATGGTTAAATGCTCTTGGTTCCTTATCTTGGTGTACATCTTTCCAACATGCTATTGGCAATCCTTGTTATCATTTGTCCGAAAATCTTGTGTAATGTTTCAATGATTATTCTAGGTTGTAGCTGTGAATGATTCTCGGAAAAAGGTGACTGCAAAGCTGATTCCAAGAATTGATTTGAAAGCAATGGCTGGAAAATTTGTAAGTTGATTCTTTctacatattttttaatttttacacgattttacccTTTTTATTCTACTTTTTGGAAGAAATTTTCACTTTCAAGATGATgaatttaatgtttttcaatttgaaatttgttaatttttaggATTAGCCTATATTGAAAGTTTTGAACTAAATTTACCACCTTTCGACTGTTTCCAGGATTTTTGTGAAGATTAAACTTATCTGAATTTGTAGCCTGTTTTTCTTCTGTCCTTTTTAATCTTCCCTCGAGGAGTTGGTTTTGATGGCTGGATGAAGGCTATATTTTGTGCCTCATCATCTTCTTTTATTTGGTTGAAATAAGTgagattatttgatttttaaacacGCCTACTCCGTTGCATGATCTAACTAACTTGGTTATATTATGTCAGATATGACATTGAATCTTCATTTCAACTGGCTGCTGCATTACAACTTTGTGAGCTGATAATATGTTGATCACttttttcttttcgttttttgggtggtggtggtggtagaCTAGTAGTTGAATTCACTTATTGCCTAGTATGAGTTTTCCGCTTACTCTTCATTTTCCTCAGTAAAATTTGTACTAGACCAAGAGATTTGCTACATGATCCTGCAACCACACAAAGTTGTTCACTTatgaatcatatttttttatgatgttaGTAAAGATATCTCTTATTTTTCGCCTTGTATGCATGTGTAGGGTGGAGGCATTCCTGCTAAGAGGACTGCCATTCCGGCACAAAGACTGATCAGCTCTAGTGAACTTGAGTAATTTggtgttcaatattttattGCACTGTGTTTACGGTCTAGTCTTTAACATGTTACAAATGCAGGGAGTTCCGCCCTCTTATTCAATATCGCCGGGACCGTGATACTAATGAGATGTTTGAGTTTCTTGATGGGATGATGCTAAAGGATGGTTATTTGTACAAAAAAATACCCATGGACTCATTAAATTATTGGGGTGTGGTTCCTACTGAAGTAGAGCTCTTGAAATTTGAGAGTTCAAAAAAGGATGAATCTACTGATGTACAGTGGCTTTCTCAACTTTTTGGTGAAAAAAAGAAACAGCAGGTTCAAGATGTAAAGCTAGACCAACGGGGTGGGAAATCAAAGGGCCCGTCTAGCTCTGATGGGAAATCAAAGGGTTCTTCTAGCTCTGATGTTGGAACAAGTTTTATGCATGATCTGGTTTTTTTTGGGTAGGTTTCTTGTTGTTATCATGTTTTAGGACTTATTTTTTCTACCTTTTGCATTTGTGGtttatttaaaatcttttttacAATCCTGACCTGTGTGCAAGGCGGAGGGATTTTGGTGTTGTCATTGGCTCAGAGAAGGGTGATAGTGTCCAGGTATAAACATTTTACACTTCATAAAAGTAAAACTATAGCTGGTTGAACTGTTTATATATGTCGATCCACCCTGTCTTTGTtccttttcctttatttcagGTCATTAAAGAAGGCTCAGAAGGACCATCGGTGATCACCATTAAACAAAGTGACCTGAAAAGAGCATCGTTTGATAAGAAATTATTCACTGTGGTAGACCACCTTTCAAACACGGTATCAATTAACGACTGTGTCCGGGTTTTAGAAGGTCCATTAAAGGTCTGGCATTAAACTTCTTATTAGAAAATtcgatttttatattatatttaagtttTGAAAGGCTAATATGCTTAAGTGAATATTAAATTGGCATTGCAGGATAAACAAGGGATTGTTAAAAAGATATACAAAGGgatattgtttttgtgtgatgAAACTGAACAGGAGAATGATGGTTATATCTGCATTAAAGGGCAGCTATGTGAGAAAGTCAATTCTTCTGGCGTTGCATCAAATGCAAAGGTTTGTCTGTATTCAATCGTAAAAACCAGGAATTTTAACTGCTTTTCTTGTTTTGACAGAATACTGTTCTCCCTTACAGTCAAAATTTAACTTGGTTTCAGGGTAGTGAACCTGGGTCTTCAAGCTTTATGGATTTACCATCGTCCCCAAAATCTCCTTTATCTCCTAGCAAATCTTGGCAAGAGAAGGATGATAAATGCAAATGtatgttttttaatttcaaaatctgACGTTGGACTCATTTGAAGCTACTGCTTCTTTTAAGCTGTCAAATGTGTTTTTTCGATGTAGTTAAACGCCAGGAAAATGGAATGTTCTCTGTTGGCCAATCATTAAGAATCAGAGTTGGCCCTTTAAAGGGTTACCTTTGTCGAGTATTGGCTGTTCGTCGTTCTGATGTCACTGTGAAGCTGGACTCgcaaaaaaagattttaaaggGTATGATGAAGCAATATTGatctttatcattatttttattaaaacacCTCTTGTAATGTTGCAGTGAAAAGTGAGAATTTATCTGAGGTTCGAGGAAGAAATCCAGCCATCTCCCAGGGGTAAGGCAGCATTCTGCTTCCGAGTTGAAAATAATTGATGTGATTCTCAATTTTGATTTGGTTTTCCATAGTCTGTGAAAAACTTTTTTGTGCTCTACAGGGAGGACTCGGGGGTTGTAAAACCTTTTGATTTCCTTGAAACACGTGATGGTGCAAGTGGTAATGTGCCTTTTATGGTTTGAATCACTTTATTTTGCATCCACCTTCATGTCTAATAACAATCTTTTTCACATACTTGTTCCATTGACAAAAACATGTATGATATTTGAAGGCTGGATGGATGGGGCAACATTGTCAGCAGAGGTTAACAATTGGAATGCAGGTGGTTCTGATGAAAGGTTGAACTCTTAACTGATGCtcattattaattttgattGAACTTCAATTTTCTGgaatattattatcatcatggtGTTGAGAATTTGCACCTGTCTCGTTCTCAAAAACGTTTTTGACTTGAGATTATAATTAGTGAGTGGTCCTTTCTTAAATTATCGAAACTGCAGATCGATTATTTGTAGACAGATGCTTTTATCAACCTTTATCGAATTGTTATGAGAAGATCCCCATTTGACTAATGAAATGGAAGATGTAATACCTATAGCCTCTAGGGAATTGCTTCTTGTATTGAAAATGACTCAGAGAAAAACTGCCTTCACATTTGCGTTTGGGGTTATTGTTGGTTTCCCTTGCTGACATACGATATGGTGTGCTTACATTTTCAGTTCTTCTTGGTCGTCTTTGCCAACATCAAGCTTCTCGGTTAGTTTTGATTATAGGGTATTCTGTTTTGTTATGGGAGCACATCTGTTTGTTCTCGTGCACGAGTAATGTTGATGAACAGAGAAGTATTTGCAGCTTCCAAATGAATCTGGTTCTGTTGATCCTGTAGCTGGTGATGCCATGAAAGGTATGGGTGGTGCATCTTCATATCCTAAAAATCGGATACAGTTTAAATTGCTAACTAGAGGTAGTTTATCCGTGAACACTCCATCTGTCCCTTCTGCGGAAAAAGAGTTTACATAGAACTGTAGAAGATACACCAGTTTCAATTACATGTTCATTTGGTACATGCCATCCTTGCGGCTCTGGAGCTTTTATAGCCATTTCTTTTTTCAAAAGGATAATTCAATTCTAATTTTATAAAAGTAACAAAAGTTGggttaaaaaaaagttaatctGGAATTGCTTCATCCATTAGCTTAGATTGCCGAGACTGGTGTTTGGCACTTTAGTCTTGAGAAGCTGCAGTGGATAGTTAATGTCAGCCTTAATTTATTTGGCTAAACTTTCTTTAAGTAGCTGTTTTTACTTTCCTTCTTGAAGATTTTGTTTTTAACTGAGGGTAATCTGGATACAATCCTGGTGGAAATGCATTCATGCTTCTTGTACGAGCCTCTGATTATCATTTCttttggtttgtttttcttgcACTAAAATGTATTGCAGAAGATTCTGGTTGGCAGATCAAAGCGACTTCAAATCAAAATTCATCATGGGGCGCAGTCTCAGTTGGTGAGAAAACAGTTCCTAATGCTGGGCCAGTTGATGGTTGGGGAACCGGTAGTGGATGGAAGCAAGCTACTGCTGCTGTTAGTGGTGGTACTTCTGATAGCTGGGCC comes from Primulina huaijiensis isolate GDHJ02 chromosome 5, ASM1229523v2, whole genome shotgun sequence and encodes:
- the LOC140976971 gene encoding uncharacterized protein, whose product is MVSAKGKEKVSDSGGKGKRKLSGGADDDKTGRKRKNRSGALKFFDDASFEVDMDSDDSDDDDMFDSDFSEDEFAPKSDNKNESEKAQPVSFIPKEEVMSEEEFERMMEERYKPGAGFVTHAEDTYDRKRLFEGNMHVPSTKDPTIWKVKCTVDRERYSAFCLMQKYVDLKCLGNKLQIISAFAPDHIKGFIFIEADKQSDIYEACKGLCTIYSTKSAPLPNSEMSQLLSMRSKSCGISKGMWARVKSGKYKGDLAMVVAVNDSRKKVTAKLIPRIDLKAMAGKFGGGIPAKRTAIPAQRLISSSELEEFRPLIQYRRDRDTNEMFEFLDGMMLKDGYLYKKIPMDSLNYWGVVPTEVELLKFESSKKDESTDVQWLSQLFGEKKKQQVQDVKLDQRGGKSKGPSSSDGKSKGSSSSDVGTSFMHDLVFFGRRDFGVVIGSEKGDSVQVIKEGSEGPSVITIKQSDLKRASFDKKLFTVVDHLSNTVSINDCVRVLEGPLKDKQGIVKKIYKGILFLCDETEQENDGYICIKGQLCEKVNSSGVASNAKGSEPGSSSFMDLPSSPKSPLSPSKSWQEKDDKCKFKRQENGMFSVGQSLRIRVGPLKGYLCRVLAVRRSDVTVKLDSQKKILKVKSENLSEVRGRNPAISQGEDSGVVKPFDFLETRDGASGWMDGATLSAEVNNWNAGGSDESSSWSSLPTSSFSLPNESGSVDPVAGDAMKEDSGWQIKATSNQNSSWGAVSVGEKTVPNAGPVDGWGTGSGWKQATAAVSGGTSDSWAKSVEPPPDNSDDAEKNESWGKAAEKWSTAGDNCGIKVSWGQSDVSSDRQSGGWGDASRELNKPEASTWKKDRFALPDSAVADESKWKNQDDTKKDGVGGWGKSGPAWGKGRESEMEGPSEKNQAHFRQNFSEKWNDKSASAGNSVHIGSSSGDWVNSGSANISDGQTKNWDTKMVGGIATEKGQADSWNKPKPVGVDGGSSWKQDSKSLWGKQDGTYLSNKHDGGPSWSKPNEGSTGGNEWGSSKRNEDYRPSGWNMPNVSNNSGSSDWGKTSTGNVDGWNQERKPNDNNKPSWTTENTSFDGQSSDWSKKGNRGSYEVSQENNLAWTSVSQDKAKDGQGGQVAQVGSWKSEKNADGGSSIGWGQSNWLKGETPDTGGNQGSSWSGKSNWNSGNGTDRSNNLDDTGDGGRGGNWRGRGGRGDRGGFRGRGGSGRGGFGGRGDSDHGGFESRWGSDRGGIGGRGRSDREGGFRGPGGFRGRGRGDWNNSGGDPREEKPCSWNRGSNDDSEGWKSSGNRGGRNWGDKESNQGTNWNPSTQCNKPSDNSEMDTRQSKESNKGGGQSGSWGKAISASWETASQNESSRWSKAEPSNENKTKEYTKDRETSDSWGKAVAGSRETAQDNASLFGNWNWPEASDGGQTKDSDQDKRPSDS